In Littorina saxatilis isolate snail1 linkage group LG8, US_GU_Lsax_2.0, whole genome shotgun sequence, a single genomic region encodes these proteins:
- the LOC138973919 gene encoding uncharacterized protein — protein MGSYTNVLELWELTKSELEEVFDTFWKSGQRGGRSTFLYKSQSCAYSVFTVKVDNVGKKHYLSQNTQGGQHAETKMVKFLKEQTDDNRSLCRDQNLTVYMNFSPCHTCSRKLRALKRDILDGLSIEMELVVAHLYKLETYDRRNEEGLRNLHDEGVIVRTFNSRGKQDWNTLARHVLKVGCQLEQYRNSPRQETDTDLCIRLADILRTDETSRRQGKPCGYATYSSHGDEVVLSMPKPDETSRRQGKPCGYATYSSHGDEVVLSMPEPDETSREQGKPCGYASYSSHGDEVVLSMPEPEKTNRWQSEPRDNNAYIKQEGALSKEPSLEFRSVCGGFNHVFIGFMFKRAKKKAAMFLTVYTLRNRVDGVTFGLLLSLLFWGGWLMQCGDVEKNPGPGPELRQTRLGSSQSTLQSQDPTLKDVMTMLRSMNSKFDDMSGDVKNLRESYVTLQEEVKDLKEEVSELQNQNGQLQEYNISLEKRLGDMEKKTDDLECRSKRNNIIIHGMERRKDETSDECEAVLKEMITDKLELSEDVQFDRVHRLSAKPNSPVIARCTFYQDKVKMLRAKRKLQGSQIFIGEDFSMRVRDIRRKLLPHLKLARSEGKRATMVFDHLLIEGKKHVLDADGEVLKELR, from the exons ATGGGGTCTTACACAAATGTGTTGGAGCTGTGGGAATTGACCAAAAGTGAACTTGAAGAGGTCTTTGACACCTTCTGGAAAAGTGGGCAGCGGGGAGGGCGTTCGACGTTTTTGTATAAAAGTCAGTCTTGTGCCTACTCTGTCTTCACCGTCAAAGTTGACAATGTCGGCAAGAAGCATTACCTGAGTCAAAACACACAGGGCGGACAGCACGCAGAGACCAAGATGGTCAAGTTCTTGAAGGAGCAAACTGATGACAACAGAAGTCTGTGTCGGGATCAGAACCTCACCGTCTACATGAATTTTTCTCCCTGCCACACATGCAGTCGAAAGTTGCGCGCACTGAAACGTGATATTCTCGACGGGCTGTCCATTGAAATGGAACTGGTGGTGGCACATTTGTACAAACTTGAAACCTACGACCGTAGAAATGAAGAGGGGTTGAGAAATCTTCATGACGAAGGGGTAATCGTTCGCACATTCAACAGCCGAGGAAAACAAGACTGGAACACACTTGCTAGACATGTTCTGAAGGTTGGCTGTCAACTTGAACAGTACAGAAACAGTCCCAGGCAGGAGACTGATACGGACTTATGCATAAGACTGGCGGACATCTTGCGAACGG ATGAAACAAGCAGACGGCAGGGTAAACCTTGCGGCTATGCTACTTATTCTAGCCATGGAGATGAAGTTGTTTTATCGATGCCCAAACCAG ATGAAACAAGCAGACGGCAGGGTAAACCTTGCGGCTATGCTACTTATTCTAGCCATGGAGATGAAGTTGTTTTATCGATGCCCGAGCCAG ATGAAACAAGTAGAGAGCAGGGTAAACCTTGCGGCTATGCTTCTTATTCTAGCCATGGAGATGAAGTTGTTTTATCGATGCCCGAACCAG AGAAAACAAACAGATGGCAGAGTGAACCCCGTGACAATAATGCTTATATCAAGCAGGAAGGTGCTTTATCTAAGGAACCAT CACTGGAGTTTCGCTCAGTGTGCGGCGGATTCAACCATGTTTTTATTGGATTCATGTTCAAGAGGGCGAAGAAGAAAGCCGCCATGTTTCTGACTGTATACACACTTCGAAACAGGGTAGACGGTGTCACCTTTGGATTGCTCCTGTCTCTGCTGTTCTGGGGTGGATGGCTCATGCAATGTGGCGACGTGGAGAAGAATCCAGGACCAGGCCCAGAGTTAAGACAGACACGATTGGGTTCCTCACAGAGTACCTTACAGAGCCAGGACCCAACGCTGAAAGACGTCATGACTATGCTCCGAAGTATGAACAGTAAATTTGACGACATGTCGGGCGACGTGAAGAACCTTCGTGAAAGTTATGTGACCTTGCAGGAGGAAGTGAAAGATCTAAAGGAAGAGGTGTCTGAACTTCAGAATCAGAATGGACAGCTCCAAGAATACAACATAAGCTTAGAAAAACGTTTGGGTGACATGGAGAAGAAAACAGACGATCTAGAATGTCGTTCCAAGCGCAATAACATCATTATTCACGGgatggaaagaaggaaggacgAGACATCAGACGAGTGTGAAGCTGTGCTGAAAGAAATGATTACGGACAAGCTTGAACTATCAGAGGACGTGCAGTTTGACAGAGTGCATCGTCTTAGTGCCAAGCCAAACTCACCGGTGATTGCGCGCTGTACTTTCTACCAGGACAAAGTGAAGATGCTGAGAGCAAAACGGAAGCTACAAGGGAGCCAGATCTTCATTGGCGAGGATTTCTCCATGCGCGTGAGGGATATAAGACGCAAGTTGTTACCGCATCTGAAGCTAGCCAGGTCAGAAGGTAAAAGGGCTACGATGGTGTTTGATCACCTTCTGATAGAAGGTAAGAAGCATGTACTGGATGCCGATGGAGAGGTTCTTAAAGAATTAAGATAG